One window of the Nocardia terpenica genome contains the following:
- a CDS encoding DUF3631 domain-containing protein, protein MSEIRGPADVKRVADRHRRRVRSVPIDAVVSAGDPTSAPAPLTAFELLDRVQAMIEKYVRFPSEHCSVAVALWAAHTWAVRAFYVTPRLVLDSPEPGSGKTRVLELLALLCQSPKLTLSTTTAALYRRIALAGDAPPTILQDEADAVFGRTANPQTEDLRALFNAGYKRGATVDRCEGDSRNMKVREFPVFAPLALAGISGHLPATILTRAVTIHMRRRAPGETVAPFRERDAELEAAPIREALEQWATDNLDVLAGARPEMPEGVADRPAEVWEALLAIADLAGGHWPTLARAACAHFVLDTDAGEQSRGIRLLGDLHKMFGDRTTMFSADVVAALTSDEEAEWSDIHGKSINQRWLAKELGRYGVLSKQVKINGAGAKGYRIDGETGLIQAWERYLPGYQRNRRNERNDAGQQVSA, encoded by the coding sequence ATCGACGCGGTTGTGTCAGCGGGTGATCCTACGTCGGCACCCGCGCCGCTTACCGCTTTCGAGCTGTTGGATCGAGTGCAGGCAATGATCGAGAAGTACGTTCGCTTCCCGTCCGAGCACTGCTCGGTAGCCGTCGCATTGTGGGCCGCGCACACGTGGGCCGTGCGGGCGTTTTACGTGACGCCGCGCTTGGTGCTCGATTCGCCGGAACCGGGTAGCGGCAAGACGCGCGTGCTCGAGCTGCTGGCGCTGCTGTGTCAGTCTCCCAAGCTGACGCTTTCGACTACGACCGCGGCGTTGTACCGTCGCATCGCGTTGGCTGGCGATGCCCCGCCGACGATCTTGCAGGACGAGGCCGATGCCGTATTCGGGCGGACGGCCAATCCGCAAACCGAGGACCTGCGAGCGTTGTTCAATGCCGGATACAAGCGCGGCGCGACCGTGGATCGGTGCGAGGGCGACAGTCGCAATATGAAGGTGCGCGAGTTCCCGGTATTCGCACCGCTGGCGTTGGCGGGGATCTCCGGTCATCTTCCGGCGACGATCCTCACGCGAGCCGTCACCATTCACATGCGCCGCCGTGCGCCCGGTGAAACGGTGGCCCCGTTCCGTGAACGGGATGCCGAATTGGAGGCGGCACCGATCCGGGAAGCTCTGGAGCAATGGGCAACCGACAACCTGGACGTGCTCGCGGGCGCGCGGCCCGAGATGCCGGAGGGGGTAGCCGACCGGCCCGCCGAGGTGTGGGAGGCATTGCTGGCCATTGCCGACCTTGCGGGCGGTCATTGGCCGACTCTCGCTCGCGCCGCCTGCGCGCATTTCGTGCTCGACACCGATGCTGGTGAACAATCGCGCGGTATCCGGCTGCTCGGTGACCTTCACAAGATGTTCGGTGATCGCACGACAATGTTCTCCGCCGATGTCGTCGCCGCTCTCACCTCTGACGAGGAGGCGGAATGGTCCGATATACACGGCAAGTCGATCAATCAGCGCTGGCTTGCAAAGGAACTCGGTCGGTATGGCGTGTTGTCCAAACAGGTCAAGATCAATGGTGCGGGTGCCAAGGGCTATCGGATCGACGGCGAAACCGGCCTGATACAGGCGTGGGAACGCTACCTGCCCGGCTATCAGCGAAACCGGCGAAACGAGCGAAATGACGCAGGCCAGCAAGTTTCGGCGTGA